The proteins below come from a single Triticum aestivum cultivar Chinese Spring chromosome 5D, IWGSC CS RefSeq v2.1, whole genome shotgun sequence genomic window:
- the LOC123123942 gene encoding probable WRKY transcription factor 14 isoform X1, which produces MDMKEQANAAATAAREGDLADVVARANAMAYSTGARRQAPPPPPSAAARVMIPYEEERQRRPANVACGGGEVTFEAPPSTVVVDPYLLAAAGGYGLPQQHQHQHQQLLAFQISEHACCAAADSDDPMRISPPPPQPAPHHQMITSYCGMACTHIPYCRKNDVRKVVCIPAPPVMSNRAGGGGEVIPSDLWAWRKYGQKPIKGSPYPRGYYRCSSSKGCLARKQVERSRSDPNMLVITYTAEHNHPWPMQRNVLAGYARAHTHAAAKKQQKISSSSSADNAASSSSINSFHVEQINPICVDQLPVSCKMPDSTATAGDGGGLLFEGIQPDEVFAELEELETHNNPVMTSANVYGSRGVSSNYEWHKF; this is translated from the exons ATGGATATGAAGGAGCAGGCCAACGCCGCCGCCACTGCTGCGCGAGAAGGCGACCTCGCCGACGTCGTGGCCCGTGCCAACGCAATGGCCTACTCCACCGGAGCCCGTCGCCAagcgccaccacctcccccttctGCGGCAGCTCGCGTCATGATCCCCTACGAGGAGGAGAGACAACGGCGGCCTGCGAACGTCgcctgcggcggcggcgaggttaCCTTTGAGGCACCGCCGTCAACCGTTGTGGTCGACCCGTACCTTCTGGCGGCGGCTGGTGGATATGGGCTGCCAcagcagcaccagcaccagcaccagcaacTGCTCGCTTTCCAGATCTCTGAGCATGCGTGCTGCGCCGCCGCCGACAGCGACGACCCCATGAGGATCTCGCCACCACCACCACAACCGGCTCCTCATCATCAGATGATCACCAG TTATTGCGGCATGGCTTGCACGCATATACCATACTGCAGAAAGAACGATGTGAGGAAGGTGGTCTGCATCCCGGCGCCACCGGTGATGAGCAACCGggcaggagggggaggggaggtgaTTCCATCTGATCTATGGGCATGGAGAAAGTATGGCCAGAAACCCATCAAGGGCTCTCCTTATCCAAG GGGTTACTACAGATGCAGCAGCTCCAAGGGGTGCCTAGCCCGGAAGCAGGTGGAGCGCAGCCGCAGCGACCCCAACATGCTGGTTATCACCTACACGGCGGAGCACAACCACCCATGGCCAATGCAGCGCAACGTTCTTGCTGGATACGCTCGTGCTCACACGCACGCCGCTGCCAAGAAGCAGCAGAAGATCAGCAGCAGTAGCTCCGCTGATAATGCCGCGAGCTCGTCCTCCATCAACAGTTTCCACGTCGAGCAGATCAATCCGATCTGCGTCGACCAGCTGCCCGTCAGTTGCAAGATGCCGGATAGCACGGCCACTGCCGGAGATGGTGGTGGCCTGTTGTTTGAAGGCATCCAGCCTGACGAGGTCTTTGCAGAGCTGGAGGAGTTGGAGACTCATAATAATCCCGTGATGACAAGTGCAAACGTCTACGGATCCAGGGGGGTAAGTAGTAACTACGAGTGGCACAAATTCTAA
- the LOC123123942 gene encoding probable WRKY transcription factor 14 isoform X2 yields the protein MDMKEQANAAATAAREGDLADVVARANAMAYSTGARRQAPPPPPSAAARVMIPYEEERQRRPANVACGGGEVTFEAPPSTVVVDPYLLAAAGGYGLPQQHQHQHQQLLAFQISEHACCAAADSDDPMRISPPPPQPAPHHQMITRKNDVRKVVCIPAPPVMSNRAGGGGEVIPSDLWAWRKYGQKPIKGSPYPRGYYRCSSSKGCLARKQVERSRSDPNMLVITYTAEHNHPWPMQRNVLAGYARAHTHAAAKKQQKISSSSSADNAASSSSINSFHVEQINPICVDQLPVSCKMPDSTATAGDGGGLLFEGIQPDEVFAELEELETHNNPVMTSANVYGSRGVSSNYEWHKF from the exons ATGGATATGAAGGAGCAGGCCAACGCCGCCGCCACTGCTGCGCGAGAAGGCGACCTCGCCGACGTCGTGGCCCGTGCCAACGCAATGGCCTACTCCACCGGAGCCCGTCGCCAagcgccaccacctcccccttctGCGGCAGCTCGCGTCATGATCCCCTACGAGGAGGAGAGACAACGGCGGCCTGCGAACGTCgcctgcggcggcggcgaggttaCCTTTGAGGCACCGCCGTCAACCGTTGTGGTCGACCCGTACCTTCTGGCGGCGGCTGGTGGATATGGGCTGCCAcagcagcaccagcaccagcaccagcaacTGCTCGCTTTCCAGATCTCTGAGCATGCGTGCTGCGCCGCCGCCGACAGCGACGACCCCATGAGGATCTCGCCACCACCACCACAACCGGCTCCTCATCATCAGATGATCACCAG AAAGAACGATGTGAGGAAGGTGGTCTGCATCCCGGCGCCACCGGTGATGAGCAACCGggcaggagggggaggggaggtgaTTCCATCTGATCTATGGGCATGGAGAAAGTATGGCCAGAAACCCATCAAGGGCTCTCCTTATCCAAG GGGTTACTACAGATGCAGCAGCTCCAAGGGGTGCCTAGCCCGGAAGCAGGTGGAGCGCAGCCGCAGCGACCCCAACATGCTGGTTATCACCTACACGGCGGAGCACAACCACCCATGGCCAATGCAGCGCAACGTTCTTGCTGGATACGCTCGTGCTCACACGCACGCCGCTGCCAAGAAGCAGCAGAAGATCAGCAGCAGTAGCTCCGCTGATAATGCCGCGAGCTCGTCCTCCATCAACAGTTTCCACGTCGAGCAGATCAATCCGATCTGCGTCGACCAGCTGCCCGTCAGTTGCAAGATGCCGGATAGCACGGCCACTGCCGGAGATGGTGGTGGCCTGTTGTTTGAAGGCATCCAGCCTGACGAGGTCTTTGCAGAGCTGGAGGAGTTGGAGACTCATAATAATCCCGTGATGACAAGTGCAAACGTCTACGGATCCAGGGGGGTAAGTAGTAACTACGAGTGGCACAAATTCTAA